A genomic region of Arachis stenosperma cultivar V10309 chromosome 9, arast.V10309.gnm1.PFL2, whole genome shotgun sequence contains the following coding sequences:
- the LOC130950964 gene encoding uncharacterized protein LOC130950964, with protein sequence MKSETKAKVGSGGFRAKLDHYLYSGSPKHVFVGIVLITAVFSVPWFLRNRGTTHQSHQDYLERADKARSQRLSASSAATK encoded by the exons atgaagagcGAAACAAAAGCGAAGGTAGGAAGTGGTGGATTTAGGGCAAAATTGGATCACTATCTATATAGCGGTTCTCCAAAACATGTCTTCGTTGGCATAGTTCTCATCACTGCCGTCTTCTCCGTTCCCTGGTTCCTTAGAAACAGAG GAACCACACATCAATCTCATCAAGATTACTTGGAAAGAGCTGATAAAGCAAGGAGCCAAAGACTCTCAGCTAGTTCTGCTGCTACCAAGTGA
- the LOC130951637 gene encoding early nodulin-like protein 19, giving the protein MMKMKMPHYYYSLCAMLLLVISGTTVVTATDHIVGANRGWNPGMNYTLWANNHTFYVGDLISFRYQKTQYNVFEVNQTGYDNCTTDSAVGNWSSGKDFIPLNKAKRYYFICGNGQCFNGMKVSVLVHPLPPPPSAAVAAEHSTKSASPPPGLLDWGLYSLMVSIVLHFYFGLDRIGLVS; this is encoded by the exons atgatgaagatgaagatgcCCCATTATTACTACTCATTGTGTGCAATGTTGCTTCTTGTGATTTCAGGCACCACTGTGGTCACAGCCACAGACCACATTGTTGGTGCAAACCGTGGCTGGAACCCTGGCATGAACTACACTCTTTGGGCCAATAACCACACTTTCTATGTTGGTGACCTCATTT CATTTAGGTACCAGAAGACACAGTACAATGTGTTTGAAGTGAACCAAACTGGGTATGATAACTGCACTACAGATAGTGCTGTTGGGAATTGGAGCAGTGGCAAGGATTTCATACCCTTAAACAAGGCCAAGAGATACTACTTTATTTGTGGCAATGGCCAATGTTTCAATGGGATGAAGGTCTCTGTTCTTGTTCATCCTCTTCCGCCTCCTCCTTCGGCCGCCGTGGCGGCCGAACATTCAACAAAGTCAGCTTCTCCTCCTCCTGGGCTCTTGGATTGGGGACTCTACTCTTTAATGGTGTCTAttgttttacatttttatttCGGTTTAGATCGGATTGGATTGGTTAGTTAA